The genomic segment AAGGCCCGCGAGCAGGCCGTCACTCCAGAGGTCAGTGCTGACAGTAACTCCTGGCAGGCGGCCGAGATCCTGAACCGCTGCAACCTGGAGCGCAGCTCGTCCACCAGCCTGGGCAGCAGCGGCAGCCGCAAGCGCTCCGCCTCCAAGGACGAGCCCAAGGCCCGCGAGCAGGCCGTCACTCCAGAGGTATAGTATATGTCCTGCCTGACCTCACTAGCTTTCCTTCAGAAAAAATGCCTGAAAGTCCCCTGTTTTAGTTAGTTGGCTATAAACTTTTACACAATCaaataattttagtaaaaatcTATTACTTTTTACACAAAATGGCCCAGAGTTGAAACGGAAAACATACTGATGAATTCCATATTGGAACGGATTACATTTCGCCGTTGAGTTCATTATCAATTTTATCGTAATTCCGATTGTATAATTTCTTCAAAGGCTTGATTAAATGTAGCATCTAGAACACAGTTAAAGGGATTCTACCTAAGATTTCGTAATGTCTATAGCGACTGACAGTTTGAGGCCAGTTATCAAACTCACATGTACCAGAAGAAGAAcgttttttataaaatgtttcCTCTTTTGAAAGCCATAAGTTAACGGAACCCCTCATGTTTGTGCAGTTCCGCATGTCGGTGCTGCTGGCGCGCGAGGAGGCCAAGGCGGAGGAGAAGGCGGCGCACTCGCCGCTGCTGTGCGCGCACAACGGGCTCGCCGACAAGCGCACCAAGGtcagattcatcatcatcatcatcatcatcatttcagccacaggacgaccACTGttgacataggcctcccccaagacttccacatcgcacggttggtagcggcctgcatccagcaccttcctgctacctttatcaggtcgtcggtccaccttgtgggtggacgtccccggcctccattccagaaccttgttgccccatcggccgtcagttctgcgtactatgtgccctgcctgtacttcagcttgctaatccgtcgggctatgtcagcgactttagttcgtttacagatctcctcatttctgattcgatcttgtaaaGGTGAGATTACTTAcacttcattatttatttatttatgttcgaGTTAGGTGGCTGTTCTAGTTTCATGGTGTTTACGCCACATCCCTAGCTCCGGGGAGCAGGGCGCACGTGCGGATTAAGACACATCAGTCGCcatattttttacacatttGTAAAAACTGGAGTATGGCAAATGGCGACACATGGACATGGAGTCATATCATTGCGACCGAATTAcgttctattgtgatcgccgacAGCTAACGTCGCGGGTAGCGTCGTGGATGCAGGCAGCAAGACTGTTCGTTGTGGAAATGTTTGAGGGAAGCCTTTGTCATGCATGCATGTTGTCTTTGGCAGTGAAATATCTCgaagtaaaatgattttttCGACTTCCAGTCGTCCCTAAGCCTCGACTACCCGCGTGAACCGGCATCACAGTCGGCGTCCAACTCGGAGGACGAGGGCTCGgtgcgcgcgcccgccgcgcccgggCCGGAGCCCGACGCCGCGCCCGACAGCGACGCCGAGCGCCTGTCGCCGCTGCTCACGCGGCCGCTCACCAACGGGGTGAGTGCCCGCGAGCGCACAGCAGCCGGCCTCCAGCTCGGAGCACGAGGGCTCGCCGGGCCGGAGCCCGACGCCGCGCCCGACAGCGACGCCGAGCGCCTGTCGCCGCTGCTCACGCGGCCGCTCACCAACGGGGTGAGTGCCCGCGAGCGCACAGCAGCCGGCCTCCAGCTCGGAGCACGAGGGCTCGCCGGGCCGGAGCCCGACGCCGCGCCCGACAGCGACGCCGAGCGCCTGTCGCCGCTGCTCACGCGGCCGCTCACCAACGGGGTGAGTGCCCGCGAGCGCACAGCAGCCGGCCTCCAGCTCGGAGCACGAGGGCTCGCCGGGCCGGAGCCCGACGCCGCGCCCGACAGCGACGCCGAGCGCCTGTCGCCGCTGCTCACGCGGCCGCTCACCAACGGGGTGAGTGCCCGCGAGCGCACAGCAGCCGGCCTCCAGCTCGGAGCACGAGGGCTCGCCGGGCCGGAGCCCGACGCCGCGCCCGACAGCGACGCCGAGCGCCTGTCGCCGCTGCTCACGCGGCCGCTCACCAACGGGGTGAGTGCCCGCGAGCGCACAGCAGCCGGCCTCCAGCTCGGAGCACGAGGGCTCGCCGGGCCGGAGCCCGACGCCGCGCCCGACAGCGACGCCGAGCGCCTGTCGCCGCTGCTCACGCGGCCGCTCACCAACGGGGTGAGTGCCCGCGAGCGCACAGCAGCCGGCCTCCAGCTCGGAGCACGAGGGCTCGCCGGGCCGGAGCCCGACGCCGCGCCCGACAGCGACGCCGAGCGCCTGTCGCCGCTGCTCACGCGGCCGCTCACCAACGGGGTGAGTGCCCGCGAGCGCACAGCAGCCGGCCTCCAGCTCGGAGCACGAGGGCTCGCCGGGCCGGAGCCCGACGCCGCGCCCGACAGCGACGCCGAGCGCCTGTCGCCGCTGCTCACGCGGCCGCTCACCAACGGGGTGAGTGCCCGCGAGCGCACAGCAGCCGGCCTCCAGCTCGGAGCACGAGGGCTCGCCGGGCCGGAGCCCGACGCCGCGCCCGACAGCGACGCCGAGCGCCTGTCGCCGCTGCTCACGCGGCCGCTCACCAACGGGGTGAGTGCCCGCGAGCGCACAGCAGCCGGCCTCCAGCTCGGAGCACGAGGGCTCGCCGGGCCGGAGCCCGACGCCGCGCCCGACAGCGACGCCGAGCGCCTGTCGCCGCTGCTCACGCGGCCGCTCACCAACGGGGTGAGTGCCCGCGAGCGCACAGCAGCCGGCCTCCAGCTCGGAGCACGAGGGCTCGCCGGGCCGGAGCCCGACGCCGCGCCCGACAGCGACGCCGAGCGCCTGTCGCCGCTGCTCACGCGGCCGCTCACCAACGGGGTGAGTGCCCGCGAGCGCACAGCAGCCGGCCTCCAGCTCGGAGCACGAGGGCTCGCCGGGCCGGAGCCCGACGCCGCGCCCGACAGCGACGCCGAGCGCCTGTCGCCGCTGCTCACGCGGCCGCTCACCAACGGGGTGAGTGCCCGCGAGCGCACAGCAGCCGGCCTCCAGCTCGGAGCACGAGGGCTCGCCGGGCCGGAGCCCGACGCCGCGCCCGACAGCGACGCCGAGCGCCTGTCGCCGCTGCTCACGCGGCCGCTCACCAACGGGGTGAGTGCCCGCGAGCGCACAGCAGCCGGCCTCCAGCTCGGAGCACGAGGGCTCGCCGGGCCGGAGCCCGACGCCGCGCCCGACAGCGACGCCGAGCGCCTGTCGCCGCTGCTCACGCGGCCGCTCACCAACGGGGTGAGTGCCCGCGAGCGCACAGCAGCCGGCCTCCAGCTCGGAGCACGAGGGCTCGCCGGGCCGGAGCCCGACGCCGCGCCCGACAGCGACGCCGAGCGCCTGTCGCCGCTGCTCACGCGGCCGCTCACCAACGGGGTGAGTGCCCGCGAGCGCACAGCAGCCGGCCTCCAGCTCGGAGCACGAGGGCTCGCCGGGCCGGAGCCCGACGCCGCGCCCGACAGCGACGCCGAGCGCCTGTCGCCGCTGCTCACGCGGCCGCTCACCAACGGGGTGAGTGCCCGCGAGCGCACAGCAGCCGGCCTCCAGCTCGGAGCACGAGGGCTCGCCGGGCCGGAGCCCGACGCCGCGCCCGACAGCGACGCCGAGCGCCTGTCGCCGCTGCTCACGCGGCCGCTCACCAACGGGGTGAGTGCCCGCGAGCGCACAGCAGCCGGCCTCCAGCTCGGAGCACGAGGGCTCGCCGGGCCGGAGCCCGACGCCGCGCCCGACAGCGACGCCGAGCGCCTGTCGCCGCTGCTCACGCGGCCGCTCACCAACGGGGTGAGTGCCCGCGAGCGCACAGCAGCCGGCCTCCAGCTCGGAGCACGAGGGCTCGCCGGGCCGGAGCCCGACAGCGACGCCGAGCGCCTGTCGCCGCTGCTCACGCGGCCGCTCACCAACGGGGTGAGTGCCCGCGAGCGCACAGCAGCCGGCCTCCAGCTCGGAGCACGAGGGCTCGCCGGGCCGGAGCCCGACGCCGCGCCCGACAGCGACGCCGAGCGCCTGTCGCCGCTGCTCACGCGGCCGCTCACCAACGGGGTGAGTGCCCGCGAGCGCACAGCAGCCGGCCTCCAGCTCGGAGCACGAGGGCTCGCCGGGCCGGAGCCCGACGCCGCGCCCGACAGCGACGCCGAGCGCCTGTCGCCGCTGCTCACGCGGCCGCTCACCAACGGGGTGAGTGCCCGCGAGCGCACAGCAGCCGGCCTCCAGCTCGGAGCACGAGGGCTCGCCGGGCCGGAGCCCGACGCCGCGCCCGACAGCGACGCCGAGCGCCTGTCGCCGCTGCTCACGCGGCCGCTCACCAACGGGGTGAGTGCCCGCGAGCGCACAGCAGCCGGCCTCCAGCTCGGAGCACGAGGGCTCGCCGGGCCGGAGCCCGACGCCGCGCCCGACAGCGACGCCGAGCGCCTGTCGCCGCTGCTCACGCGGCCGCTCACCAACGGGGTGAGTGCCCGCGAGCGCACAGCAGCCGGCCTCCAGCTCGGAGCACGAGGGCTCGCCGGGCCGGAGCCCGACGCCGCGCCCGACAGCGACGCCGAGCGCCTGTCGCCGCTGCTCACGCGGCCGCTCACCAACGGGGTGAGTGCCCGCGAGCGCACAGCAGCCGGCCTCCAGCTCGGAGCACGAGGGCTCGCCGGGCCGGAGCCCGACGCCGCGCCCGACAGCGACGCCGAGCGCCTGTCGCCGCTGCTCACGCGGCCGCTCACCAACGGGGTGAGTGCCCGCGAGCGCACAGCAGCCGGCCTCCAGCTCGGAGCACGAGGGCTCGCCGGGCCGGAGCCCGACGCCGCGCCCGACAGCGACGCCGAGCGCCTGTCGCCGCTGCTCACGCGGCCGCTCACCAACGGGGTGAGTGCCCGCGAGCGCACAGCAGCCGGCCTCCAGCTCGGAGCACGAGGGCTCGCCGGGCCGGAGCCCGACGCCGCGCCCGACAGCGACGCCGAGCGCCTGTCGCCGCTGCTCACGCGGCCGCTCACCAACGGGGTGAGTGCCCGCGAGCGCACAGCAGCCGGCCTCCAGCTCGGAGCACGAGGGCTCGCCGGGCCGGAGCCCGACGCCGCGCCCGACAGCGACGCCGAGCGCCTGTCGCCGCTGCTCACGCGGCCGCTCACCAACGGGGTGAGTGCCCGCGAGCGCACAGCAGCCGGCCTCCAGCTCGGAGCACGAGGGCTCGCCGGGCCGGAGCCCGACGCCGCGCCCGACAGCGACGCCGAGCGCCTGTCGCCGCTGCTCACGCGGCCGCTCACCAACGGGGTGAGTGCCCGCGAGCGCACAGCAGCCGGCCTCCAGCTCGGAGCACGAGGGCTCGCCGGGCCGGAGCCCGACGCCGCGCCCGACAGCGACGCCGAGCGCCTGTCGCCGCTGCTCACGCGGCCGCTCACCAACGGGGTGAGTGCCCGCGAGCGCACAGCAGCCGGCCTCCAGCTCGGAGCACGAGGGCTCGCCGGGCCGGAGCCCGACGCCGCGCCCGACAGCGACGCCGAGCGCCTGTCGCCGCTGCTCACGCGGCCGCTCACCAACGGGGTGAGTGCCCGCGAGCGCACAGCAGCCGGCCTCCAGCTCGGAGCACGAGGGCTCGCCGGGCCGGAGCCCGACGCCGCGCCCGACAGCGACGCCGAGCGCCTGTCGCCGCTGCTCACGCGGCCGCTCACCAACGGGGTGAGTGCCCGCGAGCGCACAGCAGCCGGCCTCCAGCTCGGAGCACGAGGGCTCGCCGGGCCGGAGCCCGACGCCGCGCCCGACAGCGACGCCGAGCGCCTGTCGCCGCTGCTCACGCGGCCGCTCACCAACGGGGTGAGTGCCCGCGAGCGCACAGCAGCCGGCCTCCAGCTCGGAGCACGAGGGCTCGCCGGGCCGGAGCCCGACGACGCGCCCGACAGCGACGCCGAGCGCCTGTCGCCGCTGCTCACGCGGCCGCTCACCAACGGGGTGAGTGCCCGCGAGCGCACAGCAGCCGGCCTCCAGCTCGGAGCACGAGGGCTCGCCGGGCCGGAGCCCGACGCCGCGCCCGACAGCGACGCCGAGCGCCTGTCGCCGCTGCTCACGCGGCCGCTCACCAACGGGGTGAGTGCCCGCGAGCGCACAGCAGCCGGCCTCCAGCTCGGAGCACGAGGGCTCGCCGGGCCGGAGCCCGACGCCGCGCCCGACAGCGACGCCGAGCGCCTGTCGCCGCTGCTCACGCGGCCGCTCACCAACGGGGTGAGTGCCCGCGAGCGCACAGCAGCCGGCCTCCAGCTCGGAGCACGAGGGCTCGCCGGGCCGGAGCCCGACGCCGCGCCCGACAGCGACGCCGAGCGCCTGTCGCCGCTGCTCACGCGGCCGCTCACCAACGGGGTGAGTCGCCGCTCAACGTGACTCAACCATTACTACTAACTCTTTATTTAAATTCGCAAACGTATATGAAAATTCTAAACTGTGGAAAGATTGATTGAAATCATCTTGAAACTAATGTTTTATGAACTGACGCTTTTTAGTGGACACACCGGAAGCTTCAACCAAGGGCGATTGATCAATTTATGACTCgagattttttatattttttattggagCACTAAGGATCACATTGGGTGCAACATTTGAGACGATTATGATCGTCGATCGGCGGGGTTATTGTATCTTAACAACCGGTTGCTGTTGTACAAGTTGCAATGCGACTGCGAAAAATGTCGAGAAATTAGCGCCACCTGTAATTAAACGCGGCACTGTGATTAGTTGGCGTAGCAGTGCCTTTGAAACAAACAACTAGCATGCGGGTTTCGTAGCCTGAAATATCGCACACCACAGCAATATGAACCTTAAATGCGCCCTACTTAAAGCTCATTTCCGTAACACAGCCGTGCGCGGGCTGCGGCGGCTGCGCGGggtgcgcggcgggcggcgcgctgcGACTGGCGGCGCCGGCGCTGGCGCACATCGACGACACCGACACCGACGAGCCCGACCACCACCACTGTATGTACCACGCTTATAACGTGCTTCACTAACTTCGCGGGTTATAGtctggtctctgagcacgtagaattttgtccaatgaccccaagttatTATCCatccttatcatcatcatcatcatcatcatcatcatcatgtcagccataggacgtccactgctgaacataggcctcccctaatgctttccacgttgatcgattggtagcggcctgcgcccagcgcttccctgctacgtttacgatgtcgtcggtccaccttgtaggtggacgtcccacgctgcgccttccggttcCATCCTtaacgctcgcgcgtaattatatgtattgctgtcgcgactgtgcgacgggcgcccgcagtgaatgtgcgagcgcaacagcaacataattacgcgtgagcgataaggatgggtagctcggggtcactggacaaaattctacgtgctcatagACCGGGCTATAGAGAGAGTCAAACCAATTTCACACCATGTAAGGGCCCTGAAAAGGgcagtaataaatacttaatgaaGAATTTTAATCATAGGCAATCACGCATCGTGATGTTGCATCGTCACCACTTCGGTGACGTTATCGTTGATTTTTGCTCAAGACTCTAATGTTTAATTCAGTAAATGACCAACCGAAAGTGATTCAATAGAGGTACTTAAAGGAACGAATCTGTTTTGATTGCTAAAATAAAGAAGGCAGTgagtctaaaataataatttcgcCATAACTATTGCAAAATTATCTATGTAAACTTATAATTTCTAAGAATCAAGTTCTGCTGAGCTTCATGTGAATTTTGTCTGGTTATGCAGTCTTCCGAAAACTAAGGAACACTGCAGTGTTCTAGCAGGGTTGCCCTTTGTCTAAGCTTGAATGTTGTATGTATAAATTTGTAAATGCTTTCCCTCTACGTCTTGGTCTTTTATGTCAGTCTAAATGTTCCTTATCGTCTTatacaaattatatttataCGATTAAACCATTACTTTGTGGAATGTGTGACTGTGAGCATCCTCAgtcaagaaaaataaatataatacatTGTTAATGAAATATTACTCATTCTAGTAGACACGTTTGCCTAACTTAGAACTAGATTCACCAATTGGGTTGCAAAAAATTAGCTTTAATAGAATGCTGAAAAAACTAAATTGATTTGCATTGTataatatttacttttctgtcATTAACCATTCAATCATGAACGTAGTGTTTGAAATGAAGCTAGTGTCGTGTCGCGCCGCAAAGTCTATAAATCAACATaggtacatttaaaattatttctgtattttatttattgtttaataataaatttaaattatatctcttaaaaatcaataaatctaTGACTTTACGGCACGTCACGACCTACAAAGGTGTGTCCATCTTACTAATAAAATTTCCAGTACAACTAAATTAAGTTTGAATGAAGGGCCTAAGAAAACAGAACATCATAATATTAAAGGAGTTGcccattcatttattttgaaagtTCAAACAAAAGAAGGAAAAATCCTAGAGCATTTTTTGTCTATGGAACCTTGTCAACCGTGGAAACGAGTAGGTATCGTACATTAGTAACGCCCCATCCCTCCAGCGGACGGCAGTCAATCCCGCGACGAGGCGGGGTCACCAGCGGTCGGCGAGGACTCGGACTATTTCACGCCTGAAgacaccaccaccaccattctGACAGTGCCCAGCGCCAAGTCCAAGATCGTAAGTCGCCTCGCCGCTCATCCGTGTGACGTCATCGGCTTGCgacatttatttgttttttatttgcatttcttTTTAGTTTGTAGGTGCGGAGCAGTGAGTATGTAGTGCGATTAGGCTGCTGTTGTATTTGTAATGAAGTTAGTGGAATAATTCTTGATCGCTTATTTGAGACTGTTTGCAATACATATTATAcagatatcaataaaattgttttgtgACTTGAAAAAGCGTTGTTATTCAGCTTTTGTTTGCACTCTTTAGCTGGAGTGAGAAAAGAAAATCTTAGAAAAGTGTATTGTTTAAAATTGTAGGAATAttcaataatgaaataaaaataattaatatgtctATAATATTTCAGAATTTGGATGAATGAGTGTTATTTTTGTGTATTGGTAGAGTAAGTAAATGTTTCTTTGTGATCGTGTAAGTTGAAACCAATCGCAGCAAGGTCGTCGTCATCGTTTTAGACTTATTTTGTATTTGTTGTCGCTTCCGTTGTGTTTAATTTGCGCATTCATCTCATGTAATTACTATTCATTTTGTGTTGTGTTGGGTGGTAGTGTGTTCATGTTTTGTGTAGAATGCATCATtcgctgttggtttctagtGTGTATTTGTGAAAGTGCTAAGTGTTGCAATCTGTTGCAGGAGCCAGCCAACAACGTGCCCGGGGAATGCACCCCTCAGCGCTGGGCATTGCCGCATCACGTCACATCTCTTCCaggtaccagagtaaatacaaatgagtaggtcatcttcctagaaacgcaccgagctcggtttgtatgtgagcgcgcgccaatacgtatgcggcgcgcacgcacacactgacaaaattcggagCAACtcaccgctaaattttgtcagtgtgcgCGCATACAAaccgctcgggcgtttctatgaatatgacctactcatttgtatttactctgcagGTACGAATGGTTTAAATAGTAACAGTAGTAGATAATTATGCATTCTTAATTTTTACCAACATAATCGTTTTGCTGTCGATATTTTACTTGACTTATCGATTGGCTAACAAATCAAATGGTAACATTTGATTTCTCGAAAACCGTTCGGGGAAGAAGTGCATGGATGGCGGGAAACTgcatcgttcattcgtttcagccaaatgacgtccactgctggacaaaggcctcccccaaggttttccataatgaacggtcctgttcttcccgcgacctttactagaAACTAGAAACTGCATAGCTTCATGCAATTATAGTCACGATGGAACGTATCGTAAAAAATAGATTATTTGGTTGCATAATACAGGATGTTGCGGCTCAATCCGTCTATCAGGCGTCTCTAAGACATAATTACATaacttataattaaataatcaatTAACTTCCTTTCCTAACTAAATCGTAATTTCTAATACATGTAATTGTTTGCTATTGCTTTGTCGCAGACGTTTTTAAACTTCATACTATTTTGTACTGTCAAAATCACTTACCTTTCAGTCGCCGCGCGATACGCACTATTGTAATACATTTTCTATAATACGAAATATTCATCAAACCTGAGTTTTATTGGCTCCGAATGTCAGCGAAGACACAGGATGTCATAAAACGATGGATAAACCTGTAACTATcgataaagcccggtctgtgagcacgtagaacctcaagatacccatccttatcgctcgcgcgtaattatattcctGCGAGCAGCAActactgcgggcgcccgtcgcacagtcgcggcgcccgcagtga from the Ostrinia nubilalis chromosome 5, ilOstNubi1.1, whole genome shotgun sequence genome contains:
- the LOC135072108 gene encoding uncharacterized protein LOC135072108, which translates into the protein MSVLLAREEAKAEEKAAHSPLLCAHNGLADKRTKSSLSLDYPREPASQSASNSEDEGSVRAPAAPGPEPDAAPDSDAERLSPLLTRPLTNGVSARERTAAGLQLGARGLAGPEPDAAPDSDAERLSPLLTRPLTNGVSARERTAAGLQLGARGLAGPEPDAAPDSDAERLSPLLTRPLTNGVSARERTAAGLQLGARGLAGPEPDAAPDSDAERLSPLLTRPLTNGVSARERTAAGLQLGARGLAGPEPDAAPDSDAERLSPLLTRPLTNGVSARERTAAGLQLGARGLAGPEPDAAPDSDAERLSPLLTRPLTNGVSARERTAAGLQLGARGLAGPEPDAAPDSDAERLSPLLTRPLTNGVSARERTAAGLQLGARGLAGPEPDAAPDSDAERLSPLLTRPLTNGVSARERTAAGLQLGARGLAGPEPDAAPDSDAERLSPLLTRPLTNGVSARERTAAGLQLGARGLAGPEPDAAPDSDAERLSPLLTRPLTNGVSARERTAAGLQLGARGLAGPEPDAAPDSDAERLSPLLTRPLTNGVSARERTAAGLQLGARGLAGPEPDAAPDSDAERLSPLLTRPLTNGVSARERTAAGLQLGARGLAGPEPDAAPDSDAERLSPLLTRPLTNGVSARERTAAGLQLGARGLAGPEPDAAPDSDAERLSPLLTRPLTNGVSARERTAAGLQLGARGLAGPEPDAAPDSDAERLSPLLTRPLTNGVSARERTAAGLQLGARGLAGPEPDAAPDSDAERLSPLLTRPLTNGVSARERTAAGLQLGARGLAGPEPDAAPDSDAERLSPLLTRPLTNGVSARERTAAGLQLGARGLAGPEPDAAPDSDAERLSPLLTRPLTNGVSARERTAAGLQLGARGLAGPEPDSDAERLSPLLTRPLTNGVSARERTAAGLQLGARGLAGPEPDAAPDSDAERLSPLLTRPLTNGVSARERTAAGLQLGARGLAGPEPDAAPDSDAERLSPLLTRPLTNGVSARERTAAGLQLGARGLAGPEPDAAPDSDAERLSPLLTRPLTNGVSARERTAAGLQLGARGLAGPEPDAAPDSDAERLSPLLTRPLTNGVSARERTAAGLQLGARGLAGPEPDAAPDSDAERLSPLLTRPLTNGVSARERTAAGLQLGARGLAGPEPDAAPDSDAERLSPLLTRPLTNGVSARERTAAGLQLGARGLAGPEPDAAPDSDAERLSPLLTRPLTNGVSARERTAAGLQLGARGLAGPEPDAAPDSDAERLSPLLTRPLTNGVSARERTAAGLQLGARGLAGPEPDAAPDSDAERLSPLLTRPLTNGVSARERTAAGLQLGARGLAGPEPDAAPDSDAERLSPLLTRPLTNGVSARERTAAGLQLGARGLAGPEPDAAPDSDAERLSPLLTRPLTNGVSARERTAAGLQLGARGLAGPEPDAAPDSDAERLSPLLTRPLTNGVSARERTAAGLQLGARGLAGPEPDAAPDSDAERLSPLLTRPLTNGVSARERTAAGLQLGARGLAGPEPDAAPDSDAERLSPLLTRPLTNGVSARERTAAGLQLGARGLAGPEPDDAPDSDAERLSPLLTRPLTNGVSARERTAAGLQLGARGLAGPEPDAAPDSDAERLSPLLTRPLTNGVSARERTAAGLQLGARGLAGPEPDAAPDSDAERLSPLLTRPLTNGVSARERTAAGLQLGARGLAGPEPDAAPDSDAERLSPLLTRPLTNGPCAGCGGCAGCAAGGALRLAAPALAHIDDTDTDEPDHHHSDGSQSRDEAGSPAVGEDSDYFTPEDTTTTILTVPSAKSKIEPANNVPGECTPQRWALPHHVTSLPGTPLSQSSVRSSGDSYSSTSSTRQLLAPVGAPLAADTAC